One stretch of Lacrimispora sphenoides DNA includes these proteins:
- a CDS encoding BMP family ABC transporter substrate-binding protein: MKKTFQLILTGVLACAMLTACGKTNDSVQTTAGKQEQTEGADTASGEKTPEKPLKAVYLVNGNLGDKGFYDSAASGLYRMRDELGADIKVVEMGRDETSYEGHFTDVSEQDWDVIIAGTWSVKEVAQNTAAQYPDKKYVFFDSDVDRTIVADGNMMGITYNSNQGSFLAGVLAAQMLDSGDAKIDASKRTLGFIGSMDVANINDFLVGYLEGVKYVDPNIKVIPSYVGSFEDVPKCLEMTTQLYNQGAQIVYAPASQSILGAATAANNVDKYLIACDQDLYTQLKDTNPDIAKNILTSTLKNVGDSLVTAVKGLMDNSMTCDETYALGLDSGAVGLAQNDNFNTIVPEDIKKNLDAVKDKIIKGDITVGSAMKMTTEEVAALRDSMK, translated from the coding sequence ATGAAAAAAACGTTTCAATTGATTCTTACAGGGGTACTTGCCTGCGCTATGCTCACTGCATGCGGCAAAACAAATGACAGCGTACAGACGACTGCCGGAAAACAGGAGCAAACAGAAGGGGCGGATACAGCAAGCGGAGAGAAGACTCCGGAAAAGCCGTTAAAGGCCGTGTATCTGGTAAACGGAAACCTGGGGGACAAAGGCTTTTATGACTCAGCGGCCAGCGGTCTTTACCGTATGAGAGATGAACTGGGGGCCGACATCAAGGTGGTTGAGATGGGACGGGACGAAACCAGCTATGAAGGACATTTCACAGATGTATCCGAGCAGGACTGGGATGTGATCATCGCAGGTACCTGGTCTGTGAAAGAAGTGGCACAAAATACGGCCGCACAGTATCCTGACAAAAAGTATGTTTTCTTTGACAGCGATGTGGACCGGACGATTGTTGCTGACGGAAATATGATGGGCATTACATACAATTCCAACCAGGGCTCATTCTTAGCCGGTGTCCTGGCTGCCCAGATGCTTGATTCCGGAGACGCGAAGATCGATGCTTCCAAGAGAACCTTAGGCTTTATCGGTTCCATGGATGTGGCAAACATCAATGACTTCCTGGTAGGATATCTGGAAGGCGTGAAATACGTAGATCCAAACATCAAGGTGATCCCTTCCTATGTGGGTTCCTTTGAAGATGTGCCCAAATGTCTTGAAATGACCACCCAGTTATACAATCAGGGCGCTCAGATCGTATATGCACCGGCGTCACAAAGTATTCTCGGTGCAGCAACTGCGGCAAACAACGTTGATAAATACTTAATCGCCTGTGACCAGGATCTGTATACCCAGTTAAAGGATACGAATCCTGACATCGCAAAGAACATTTTGACCTCAACCCTGAAAAATGTGGGAGATTCTCTTGTAACAGCAGTCAAAGGCCTTATGGACAACTCCATGACTTGTGACGAGACATATGCTCTTGGCCTTGACAGCGGTGCAGTGGGTTTGGCTCAGAATGATAATTTTAACACCATTGTCCCGGAAGA
- a CDS encoding GntR family transcriptional regulator encodes MMDYNKLPLLEEDISENLVIPNYVKIYDIIFNLIVEGVIKAGDVVPSENKLANYWKVSRGTVRMAMRKLEEDGYINKTQGKQAVVSTHALQYKDGFQWLFNPCIENCVDTIDEIKISAQYQPCGVYVAHELGYKKPGDLMVFTSTDYFSNGRQVANTVTIFDAEYMEKFQLDMNDTEKMREFSTYGLYRLAKHAKTVFNVLNADADSYIAGINKNEPVIIVEEILVEEGDKQLSYAKHQLLGSMYRFSMERKSHM; translated from the coding sequence ATGATGGATTACAATAAGTTGCCGCTTCTGGAGGAAGATATTTCAGAGAACCTGGTGATTCCGAACTACGTAAAAATTTATGATATTATTTTTAATTTAATAGTCGAAGGCGTGATCAAAGCAGGAGATGTTGTTCCAAGTGAAAATAAGCTGGCTAATTACTGGAAGGTCAGCCGCGGTACGGTCAGAATGGCCATGAGAAAGCTGGAAGAGGATGGATACATAAATAAGACCCAGGGGAAACAGGCGGTAGTCTCGACACATGCGCTGCAATATAAGGATGGATTCCAGTGGCTGTTTAACCCGTGCATTGAGAACTGCGTGGATACCATTGATGAGATTAAGATTTCCGCCCAGTACCAGCCCTGCGGTGTCTATGTTGCTCATGAGCTGGGGTATAAAAAGCCGGGAGATTTAATGGTTTTTACCAGTACGGACTATTTTTCCAACGGGCGCCAGGTGGCAAACACGGTCACGATCTTCGATGCGGAATACATGGAGAAATTCCAGCTGGATATGAATGACACAGAAAAGATGAGGGAGTTTAGCACTTATGGACTGTATCGGCTGGCAAAGCATGCCAAGACGGTATTCAATGTGCTGAATGCGGATGCGGATTCTTATATTGCAGGCATTAATAAAAATGAGCCGGTCATTATTGTGGAAGAGATCCTGGTAGAAGAGGGGGATAAGCAGCTAAGCTATGCCAAGCACCAGCTTCTCGGAAGTATGTACCGTTTCTCCATGGAGCGCAAGTCTCATATGTAA
- a CDS encoding nucleoside phosphorylase has product MEKLKMMHIGISKGDVGRYVFLPGSPERAEKIAAHFDNPREIAYNREFRTFVGELDGTRVAVTSTGIGGPSAAIAMEELYQCGADTMLRIGSGASTSEKVKTGDIVIPNGAIRMEGVSNHYLPVEFPAVPDFSMIKELEAASGRLNMPYNVGVTITKASFYSQTQPEKKPVKDEILHKWSAYEAGGATSTSMECSTLFLVAASLGIRAASVLVSATDYKNSPEKDRVPLTELENRVILVGIEAMRAIIKNDLVG; this is encoded by the coding sequence ATGGAAAAATTGAAAATGATGCATATTGGAATCTCAAAAGGCGATGTTGGAAGGTATGTTTTTTTACCGGGGAGCCCGGAGAGGGCAGAAAAGATAGCCGCTCATTTTGACAATCCAAGGGAAATTGCATACAACCGTGAGTTCAGGACCTTTGTGGGAGAACTTGATGGAACGAGAGTGGCTGTTACCAGTACCGGAATCGGAGGACCTTCTGCCGCCATTGCCATGGAGGAGCTTTACCAGTGCGGAGCGGATACCATGCTTCGCATCGGTTCCGGCGCTTCAACTTCAGAAAAGGTGAAGACAGGGGACATCGTGATTCCCAATGGAGCAATCCGGATGGAAGGCGTCAGCAATCATTATTTGCCAGTGGAATTCCCTGCGGTTCCGGACTTTTCCATGATAAAAGAGCTGGAGGCCGCGTCTGGACGGCTGAATATGCCCTATAATGTGGGCGTTACCATTACAAAAGCCTCCTTTTACAGTCAGACTCAGCCGGAGAAAAAGCCGGTAAAGGATGAGATCCTTCATAAATGGAGTGCCTACGAGGCAGGCGGTGCCACCTCTACAAGCATGGAATGTTCCACCCTGTTTCTTGTAGCGGCTAGCTTAGGGATTCGGGCAGCTTCCGTTTTAGTAAGTGCCACGGATTATAAGAATTCCCCGGAAAAGGACAGGGTACCCCTTACGGAATTGGAAAACAGAGTGATTCTGGTTGGCATTGAGGCGATGAGAGCCATAATAAAAAATGATTTGGTGGGGTGA
- a CDS encoding Cof-type HAD-IIB family hydrolase, whose amino-acid sequence MSIRLIASDMDGTLLNPQTNISKANVDAIRRLERAGIEFLICSGRDYQEAKAVMDACDITCSYICLSGAAVYSQDGEILSEIPLTSQNLVDIDRILTEQQADMDILTSLGRYTTTPKERKLNEIYSFLKKKFSSSPDHISQELEVAVQNRMESTTFISSLEELPEDSDVFKICSNGLPVQKAAELKEIFTDYPDLAAASSFPDNIELTNQAAQKGLILKAYAEQKGISLKDVMVIGDSDNDLSMFTPEFGWTVAMENAMPCIRDAAKYHTKSNTEDGVAWAIRKLVFQENS is encoded by the coding sequence ATGAGCATCCGACTGATCGCCTCCGATATGGATGGCACCCTTTTAAACCCTCAGACCAATATCTCAAAAGCCAATGTAGATGCGATCCGCAGGCTTGAGCGCGCGGGCATAGAGTTTTTAATCTGCAGCGGACGGGATTATCAAGAAGCAAAAGCCGTTATGGATGCCTGTGATATCACATGCAGCTACATCTGCTTAAGCGGGGCTGCCGTATACAGTCAGGATGGTGAAATACTGAGTGAGATTCCTCTTACCTCTCAGAACCTTGTAGATATAGATCGGATCCTTACAGAGCAGCAGGCAGATATGGATATTCTGACTTCCTTGGGACGGTATACCACTACCCCGAAAGAGCGGAAGTTAAACGAGATATACTCCTTCTTAAAAAAGAAATTCAGCTCCTCTCCTGATCACATTTCCCAAGAGCTGGAAGTTGCTGTACAAAACCGAATGGAATCCACGACCTTTATTTCTTCTCTTGAAGAGCTTCCTGAGGACAGTGATGTATTTAAGATATGCAGCAACGGACTTCCGGTTCAAAAGGCTGCAGAATTAAAAGAAATTTTCACAGACTATCCGGATCTGGCTGCGGCCTCCTCTTTCCCTGACAATATAGAGCTGACCAATCAGGCTGCTCAGAAAGGGCTGATTCTGAAAGCATACGCAGAACAAAAAGGAATCTCTCTTAAGGATGTGATGGTGATCGGAGACAGCGACAATGATCTGTCCATGTTCACACCGGAATTCGGGTGGACTGTCGCCATGGAAAATGCCATGCCCTGTATCCGGGATGCAGCAAAATATCACACCAAATCCAATACAGAGGATGGGGTTGCCTGGGCCATTCGCAAGCTTGTCTTTCAGGAAAACAGCTGA
- a CDS encoding PTS sugar transporter subunit IIC, whose product MNTIVKFIERKFLPVAVVIGSQKHLLALRDAFINLMPLTMAGSMAVLLNALLRDIPNTYLGTGNGVTTFPLVSWIISLNGIVWGGTLAVMGIMLSITLGYTIAKSYDVNKVAGAIVSLAAYLMGLPQSASTSTTLTLSDVLPANIADMIQASGATIATADGVSTITVTGSAWGFFNFSGYFGAAGMFTVILFSFLSVIIFAKLMRKNITIKLPESVPPAVSRAFSAIIPGVISLYGSAIIYFVLKQSWALGTQPVSDWITEHIQQPLLGISQGYGSVFIIVLLVHLLWFFGLHGTNIMGAVLNSTYGVAQLQNLAAYESGAEIPYKWVSGSFEAFVWPGGAGVTIALIVSILILSKRADYKMVGKLGLGPGLFNINEPIMFGIPVVLNPLLIVPFILAPLATATISYFATIWGLVSPVVISVPWVMPVFLSGFLATAGDWRSLVLTAVNMVVAFAIWAPFIIAANGVDSPSEN is encoded by the coding sequence ATGAATACAATTGTAAAATTTATAGAAAGAAAATTTTTACCTGTAGCTGTCGTAATAGGTTCTCAAAAGCATTTACTTGCTCTTAGAGATGCATTCATCAATTTGATGCCCCTGACTATGGCTGGTTCCATGGCCGTTCTTTTAAATGCGCTATTGCGCGATATACCCAATACATATCTGGGCACCGGTAACGGTGTTACTACTTTTCCCCTTGTTTCATGGATTATTTCTTTAAACGGAATTGTCTGGGGGGGAACCCTGGCGGTTATGGGCATTATGCTTTCAATTACCCTGGGTTATACGATAGCAAAATCCTATGATGTTAATAAGGTAGCCGGTGCTATTGTTTCACTTGCGGCATATCTTATGGGATTGCCTCAAAGCGCCAGTACATCCACCACCCTAACTTTGAGTGATGTGCTGCCTGCTAATATTGCAGACATGATTCAGGCATCAGGTGCAACAATCGCTACAGCCGATGGTGTGTCCACCATAACAGTTACAGGTAGTGCCTGGGGATTTTTTAACTTTTCAGGCTACTTTGGAGCTGCGGGAATGTTTACTGTTATATTGTTCTCTTTTTTATCGGTGATAATTTTTGCGAAGCTGATGAGGAAAAATATTACAATAAAACTTCCTGAATCTGTTCCGCCTGCAGTGTCTCGTGCTTTTTCTGCCATCATACCAGGTGTTATATCACTTTATGGATCAGCTATCATCTATTTCGTGCTTAAACAGAGCTGGGCGTTAGGTACCCAACCTGTCAGTGACTGGATTACAGAACATATACAACAGCCATTGCTGGGCATATCACAGGGCTATGGTTCGGTATTTATAATTGTATTGCTTGTGCACTTACTGTGGTTTTTCGGATTACATGGCACAAATATTATGGGAGCTGTTTTGAACAGTACTTATGGTGTTGCTCAGCTGCAAAATTTAGCTGCTTACGAGTCTGGCGCTGAGATTCCTTATAAATGGGTTTCAGGTTCTTTCGAGGCATTTGTGTGGCCTGGCGGTGCTGGTGTTACAATTGCACTTATTGTTTCAATTTTAATCTTGTCAAAACGTGCAGATTATAAAATGGTGGGCAAGTTAGGTCTGGGACCGGGATTGTTTAATATCAACGAACCAATCATGTTTGGTATACCTGTAGTTCTTAATCCACTACTGATTGTGCCGTTTATTTTGGCTCCGCTTGCAACAGCAACCATTTCATATTTTGCTACGATCTGGGGTCTGGTAAGCCCGGTTGTTATCAGTGTTCCATGGGTGATGCCTGTATTCTTGAGCGGATTCCTCGCTACAGCAGGCGACTGGCGTTCGCTCGTACTTACTGCTGTCAATATGGTTGTTGCCTTTGCAATATGGGCGCCATTTATTATTGCTGCAAATGGAGTAGACTCTCCATCAGAAAACTGA
- a CDS encoding DUF871 domain-containing protein has protein sequence MGRLGISLYPEHSTPERDKEYIRLAGKYGFQRIFTCLLSVGNKNKDEMILEFRDMIDTAHESGMEVILDVAPPVFEALGASYDNLAPFKEMHADGIRLDEGFDGMKEAAMSYNSEGLKIELNASTDPSYVANIMNHHPVPERIITCHNFYPQKYTGISLEHFDYCNREMKKHGLKVAAFVSSNNENTFGPWPVNEGLCTLEMHRGLPVDAQVRHLLATRMVDDVIIANAYASEEELKACASVTPGKLMFGLCLEKELTETEREILYFERQHAIRGDISEYMIRSTWPRVVFADKSILPANTRDLKRGDVVILNDGYSRYKGELHVVLKDMPNDGRKNVIGHIPDYELVLLDYIKPWKLFGFTEV, from the coding sequence ATGGGAAGACTTGGTATCTCCCTGTATCCGGAGCATTCCACTCCGGAACGGGATAAGGAATATATCCGGCTGGCGGGCAAATACGGGTTTCAGCGGATTTTTACCTGTTTATTGAGCGTGGGGAATAAAAATAAAGATGAGATGATCCTTGAATTTCGGGATATGATTGATACGGCCCATGAATCCGGTATGGAAGTGATACTGGATGTGGCGCCTCCTGTTTTTGAAGCACTGGGAGCGTCCTATGACAATCTGGCTCCCTTTAAAGAAATGCATGCAGATGGGATCCGGCTGGATGAAGGCTTTGACGGCATGAAGGAAGCAGCTATGAGCTATAACAGCGAGGGACTGAAGATCGAGCTGAACGCCAGCACCGATCCAAGCTATGTGGCAAATATTATGAATCATCATCCGGTGCCGGAAAGGATCATTACCTGCCACAACTTTTATCCTCAGAAATATACGGGAATCAGTCTGGAGCATTTTGATTACTGTAACCGGGAAATGAAAAAGCACGGACTTAAGGTTGCAGCCTTTGTATCCAGCAACAATGAAAATACCTTTGGACCCTGGCCTGTGAATGAGGGATTGTGTACTCTGGAGATGCACCGGGGCCTGCCTGTGGATGCACAGGTACGGCATTTGCTTGCAACCCGTATGGTAGATGATGTGATCATCGCCAATGCCTATGCTTCTGAAGAGGAGTTAAAGGCCTGTGCCTCAGTGACTCCTGGAAAGCTGATGTTTGGTCTTTGTCTGGAAAAGGAACTGACGGAAACAGAGCGGGAGATCCTTTACTTTGAACGGCAGCATGCGATCAGAGGCGATATCAGCGAATATATGATACGGTCCACTTGGCCGAGAGTAGTCTTTGCAGACAAGTCTATTCTTCCTGCCAATACCCGGGATTTAAAACGGGGGGATGTTGTGATTTTAAATGACGGATATTCCCGTTATAAGGGAGAGCTGCATGTTGTTTTAAAGGATATGCCCAATGACGGAAGAAAGAATGTAATCGGCCATATACCTGATTATGAACTGGTACTGCTTGATTACATTAAACCCTGGAAATTGTTTGGTTTTACTGAAGTATGA
- a CDS encoding GntR family transcriptional regulator has protein sequence MGAPKYQKIKQDLMEEIKDASVNTPIASERELASRYNASRMTVRNALNELVEEGVLYRDKNKGTFVADQRLMKKNTSAETLNKPMDDTYDYNVIYFSSCFSDEKVAACLEIGSEDRMIRIVRLNRKNGKPVSVEEIYLIQSLINDNDYNNLNKLLDLKGYIDEGSVTQKFLPIIVPVKYINLLHVKLDTPIIMVESTIVSKSGSPVVYIREFNNPTEKIIEITT, from the coding sequence ATGGGGGCTCCGAAATATCAGAAAATAAAACAGGACCTTATGGAAGAAATTAAGGATGCGTCTGTCAATACCCCTATTGCATCAGAACGGGAACTGGCAAGCCGGTATAATGCAAGCCGGATGACTGTGCGCAATGCTTTAAATGAACTGGTGGAAGAGGGAGTATTATACAGAGATAAAAATAAAGGCACTTTTGTTGCAGACCAGAGGCTGATGAAAAAAAATACATCTGCAGAGACTTTAAATAAGCCCATGGATGATACTTATGATTACAATGTGATTTATTTCAGCTCCTGCTTTTCCGATGAAAAGGTCGCTGCCTGTCTGGAAATCGGATCTGAGGACCGGATGATCCGGATCGTGCGCTTAAACCGGAAGAATGGAAAGCCTGTAAGTGTTGAAGAAATCTATCTGATCCAAAGCCTGATCAATGACAATGATTACAACAACTTAAATAAGCTTTTGGATCTGAAGGGGTATATTGATGAAGGATCGGTTACACAGAAGTTTCTTCCTATTATAGTGCCTGTAAAATATATAAATCTGCTTCACGTAAAGCTGGATACTCCGATTATTATGGTTGAGAGCACCATTGTAAGCAAAAGCGGCAGCCCGGTCGTGTATATCAGAGAATTTAACAACCCGACTGAAAAAATAATTGAGATAACCACATAA
- a CDS encoding DUF3284 domain-containing protein: MEVNQKLNVEAKEFFNALATSVAYDISQATGKKVNPDQVYSGFRYKKKMKNKMGQENHVDVVIKQFVSPSCYEASFRTSHGTNVIFYEIEDSKDGNIMVHYREVFEGESTSYSLNYKIVSWFYQKGSRKRVTRMLSSMESFIKGQRIKEN; the protein is encoded by the coding sequence ATGGAAGTAAATCAAAAACTGAATGTAGAGGCAAAGGAATTCTTCAATGCCCTGGCAACCTCTGTTGCTTATGATATCAGCCAGGCTACAGGGAAAAAGGTAAATCCAGACCAGGTTTATTCCGGTTTTCGCTATAAAAAAAAGATGAAAAATAAGATGGGGCAGGAGAACCATGTGGATGTGGTGATCAAGCAGTTTGTATCTCCCAGCTGCTATGAGGCAAGCTTCCGTACCTCCCATGGGACGAATGTTATATTTTACGAGATCGAAGATAGTAAAGACGGAAACATTATGGTACACTACAGGGAGGTATTTGAGGGGGAGAGTACTTCCTACTCCTTAAACTATAAAATTGTCTCCTGGTTCTATCAAAAAGGTTCCAGAAAGAGGGTTACCAGGATGCTATCATCCATGGAAAGCTTCATTAAGGGACAGAGGATAAAAGAGAATTAA
- a CDS encoding glycoside hydrolase family 1 protein, whose product MRLKFPEGFYFGSATSATQCEGGAEDDGRGKNIWDLWYEEESYKFHGTIGPAITSSFYQNYKEDIQLMKQTGHNSFRTSISWSRLFPEGFGEVNEKAVDFYRSLFLELRENGIEPFVNLYHFDMPVKLQELGGWENRKVVDYYKDYAWICFNLFGDLVKHWFTFNEPIVHVECGYLQCYHYPCKVDPQAAVSVAYHTALASALTVKEYHSMKQGGKIGIVLNLTPAYPRSSHPEDEKAAKIAELFQNKSFLDPAVKGTYDPELVALIEKHGLLPEVSKEDLEIIRQNTVDFLGVNYYHPFRVCAKASLPNPSAPFTPEYYFDIYDMPGKRMNPYRGWEIYPRGLYDIALNIRDNYGNIEWMVTENGMGVEHEGRFKTDGMIQDDYRIEFYEEHLTWLHKGIEEGSNCIGYHVWTFVDCWSWLNAYKNRYGLVELDLETQKRTIKKSGYWYQELLKNNGFETGK is encoded by the coding sequence ATGAGACTTAAGTTTCCGGAAGGGTTTTACTTTGGAAGTGCAACCAGCGCCACCCAGTGTGAGGGAGGTGCAGAAGATGACGGGAGAGGCAAAAATATCTGGGATTTGTGGTATGAGGAGGAAAGCTATAAATTTCATGGAACCATTGGCCCGGCCATTACCTCTTCCTTTTACCAGAATTACAAAGAAGATATTCAGCTGATGAAGCAGACAGGCCATAATTCTTTTCGGACATCCATCAGCTGGTCCCGCCTGTTTCCGGAAGGGTTTGGTGAGGTGAACGAAAAAGCGGTTGATTTTTACCGCAGCCTGTTTCTGGAATTAAGGGAAAACGGGATCGAACCATTTGTAAATCTTTACCACTTTGATATGCCGGTAAAGCTGCAGGAGCTGGGAGGCTGGGAAAACAGGAAGGTCGTGGATTATTATAAGGATTATGCCTGGATCTGCTTTAACTTATTCGGAGATCTGGTGAAGCACTGGTTTACCTTTAATGAGCCTATCGTTCATGTAGAATGCGGATATCTGCAATGCTATCACTATCCCTGCAAGGTGGATCCCCAAGCGGCAGTTTCGGTGGCTTATCATACGGCCCTAGCCAGCGCTTTAACGGTGAAGGAATATCACAGTATGAAGCAGGGAGGAAAGATCGGGATTGTCTTAAACCTGACCCCGGCTTATCCCAGAAGTTCCCATCCGGAGGATGAGAAGGCGGCAAAGATTGCCGAGCTGTTCCAGAATAAGAGTTTTCTGGATCCTGCCGTTAAGGGAACTTATGATCCGGAGCTGGTGGCTCTCATAGAAAAGCATGGATTACTGCCGGAAGTTTCTAAGGAGGACTTGGAGATCATCCGTCAAAATACAGTGGATTTTCTGGGAGTAAACTACTATCATCCGTTCCGTGTCTGTGCAAAGGCCAGCCTACCTAATCCATCAGCTCCATTTACGCCGGAATATTATTTTGATATCTATGATATGCCTGGTAAACGGATGAATCCATACAGAGGTTGGGAAATCTATCCCAGAGGCTTATATGACATTGCTCTTAACATCCGTGACAACTATGGAAACATTGAATGGATGGTCACGGAAAATGGTATGGGCGTGGAACATGAAGGACGTTTTAAGACAGATGGTATGATACAGGATGACTACCGCATTGAGTTCTATGAGGAGCATTTGACCTGGCTTCATAAGGGGATAGAAGAAGGAAGCAATTGCATTGGATATCATGTGTGGACCTTTGTGGACTGCTGGTCATGGCTCAATGCTTATAAAAACCGTTATGGGCTTGTGGAGCTGGATTTGGAAACACAGAAACGGACCATAAAAAAGTCGGGTTATTGGTATCAGGAGCTGCTTAAAAACAACGGTTTTGAAACGGGCAAATAG
- a CDS encoding multidrug transporter: protein MKSWTIFLIAIGCLFITVSPQLPSPAMYMTVGLIFVLLGAVMLIKKRK from the coding sequence ATGAAAAGTTGGACCATATTTTTAATTGCCATTGGCTGCCTGTTCATTACTGTATCACCCCAGCTTCCATCCCCTGCCATGTATATGACCGTTGGTCTGATATTTGTACTGTTGGGTGCAGTCATGCTGATTAAGAAAAGGAAATAA
- a CDS encoding PTS sugar transporter subunit IIC — protein sequence MGAFNSFMEAKFMPIAAKIGSQKHLVAIRDAFIAIMPITMVGSIAVLLNVFLRDLPNQAGMTGFVQAMSPIISVNGNVYFGSIVILALAFVFALGYNLSKTYDVNAIAGGVIAFASLVTCMGQSATFNYELPGVAAAAADQLKGLGLDVAATAGGGVALNGVSGWGYLGSGYTGSGGLFTALIMGFICTMIYIKLMQKKVTINLPDSVPPAVSKAFAAIVPGVIAIYVAGILTQICITATGSTINDMVLRYIQRPLLSLSQGFFSVIFMVFLIQLLWFFGLHGHNVLAPIMDGIYLTALNQNIEAFTSNQSAANLPYLWTRGSFDAYCQMGGSGITLGLIIAIFLFSKRDDQKAIAKLSWPMGVFNINEPIIFGMPIVLNPVYLIPWLIVPPVCAAIAYGATAIGLIPPVFVAVPWVMPAGIYAFLATGGSIMAAIVSLFNLFISFAIWTPFVMMANKMKSE from the coding sequence ATGGGTGCATTTAATTCATTCATGGAAGCAAAATTTATGCCAATCGCAGCTAAAATTGGCTCCCAGAAACATCTGGTTGCCATTCGTGATGCCTTTATTGCCATCATGCCAATTACCATGGTTGGTTCCATAGCAGTTTTACTTAATGTATTTTTAAGAGATCTTCCAAACCAGGCAGGCATGACCGGTTTTGTCCAGGCAATGTCTCCTATCATCAGTGTAAACGGCAACGTATATTTTGGCTCTATTGTAATTCTTGCTCTGGCATTTGTTTTTGCCCTGGGCTACAATCTTTCTAAAACCTACGATGTAAACGCCATTGCAGGCGGAGTCATCGCATTTGCAAGCTTAGTCACCTGTATGGGACAAAGCGCTACCTTTAACTATGAACTTCCAGGTGTTGCAGCGGCGGCTGCCGACCAGCTGAAAGGTCTGGGGCTTGATGTAGCTGCCACAGCAGGCGGCGGTGTTGCATTAAACGGAGTCAGCGGCTGGGGATACTTAGGTTCCGGATACACCGGTTCCGGTGGTCTGTTTACCGCACTGATTATGGGCTTTATCTGTACCATGATTTACATAAAGCTGATGCAGAAAAAGGTTACCATTAACCTTCCTGATTCTGTACCGCCAGCAGTAAGCAAAGCGTTTGCGGCAATTGTTCCAGGTGTAATCGCTATTTATGTTGCAGGTATCTTAACACAGATCTGCATAACCGCAACAGGCTCCACCATTAATGATATGGTTCTCAGATATATCCAGAGACCGCTCCTCAGTTTGTCACAGGGCTTCTTCAGCGTAATCTTTATGGTATTCCTGATCCAGCTGTTATGGTTCTTTGGTCTCCATGGACACAACGTACTTGCTCCTATCATGGACGGAATCTACTTAACAGCACTGAACCAGAACATTGAGGCATTTACCTCCAACCAGAGCGCTGCGAATCTTCCATACTTATGGACCCGCGGTTCCTTTGATGCCTATTGCCAGATGGGCGGCTCCGGAATTACCTTAGGACTTATTATCGCAATCTTCCTGTTTTCTAAAAGGGATGACCAGAAAGCCATTGCCAAGCTGTCCTGGCCCATGGGTGTATTTAATATCAATGAGCCGATCATCTTTGGTATGCCTATCGTATTGAACCCTGTATATTTGATTCCATGGCTGATCGTTCCTCCGGTATGTGCGGCCATCGCATACGGTGCAACTGCCATAGGCCTGATCCCGCCGGTATTCGTAGCTGTACCTTGGGTAATGCCTGCAGGCATCTACGCCTTCCTTGCAACAGGCGGAAGCATAATGGCAGCGATTGTATCATTGTTTAATCTGTTCATATCTTTTGCCATCTGGACACCATTTGTAATGATGGCAAATAAGATGAAAAGCGAATAG
- a CDS encoding PTS sugar transporter subunit IIB, giving the protein MYHILLVCSAGMSTSMLVKKMQDAASEKGVEATIWAVGDSESVEEVKKADIILLGPQVRYLEKKMNERVKNEKPVLVIDMMAYGTMNGAKVLDQALGKLNG; this is encoded by the coding sequence ATGTATCATATTTTATTAGTTTGCTCAGCAGGAATGTCAACAAGCATGCTTGTAAAGAAAATGCAGGATGCAGCATCAGAAAAAGGCGTGGAGGCCACCATTTGGGCAGTGGGAGATTCTGAATCCGTTGAGGAAGTGAAAAAGGCAGATATAATTTTATTGGGGCCTCAGGTTCGTTATCTTGAGAAGAAGATGAACGAGAGAGTGAAAAATGAGAAACCTGTGCTTGTCATCGATATGATGGCTTACGGCACGATGAATGGCGCCAAGGTACTTGATCAGGCGCTGGGGAAATTAAACGGGTAA